The Thermosipho melanesiensis BI429 sequence GAAATGATTTTCACAAATTTTGAAGCATACAACTTTAGATTCACTCCCGTTTTCATAATCCAAGAGATATATTTTAATTTTGTTAAAACAATCTTTTACTCTAACATAATAGTGAAAATGATTTTTATGGGAAATGGTATATTCTTTAGAAAAAGTCTTCTTGAAAGAATTCTTCCTATTGATCCTACAACGCTCGTAGATGATTTTAGTATGGCTACTAAACTATCAAAATTAAAAGTAAAAGAATTTTATTCAACATATCCATATATAAAAATTCAATTTGCAAAAAGTTTTAAAGATTTATGGAAACAACATAAAAGATGGTACACAGGCGGATTTAGGGAAATGTTTATGCGCATAAAAGAAGGACACCACTCTTATTTGTTTTACTATATGCTAACTGGTCTGGTAATTTTTCTTCCAGTTATATCTTTATTTGTTGATTTGATATTTCATATAGGTATGTTCAAAATCGTATTTGGATTAATAATGGCCGTATATATTTTATTATGGATTAGCTCTCTTGATAGTAGACAATTTGGTTTTTTCTCACTTTTCTATTCCTTTCTTTACGTACCTTTGTTAATGATTTTCGAACTTCTCATACTAGTTTATAGCTATATAACAGGACCTTTCAACAAAAAACTTCCCTGGGAAAAAGTTGAAAGAGATAAAATTTAAAGGTGATAATATGAAAATTTCTGTAATTGTTCCTGTTCTAAATGAAGAAAAGACTTTAGAAAAAACACTAAAAAGTATTAAAAATCAAACATATAAAA is a genomic window containing:
- a CDS encoding glycosyltransferase, with the protein product MTYTTTFYIATILISLIIVLYGKYKNEKRTNYLHENRNPKYYPLVSVIIPCYNEEAVIGNTIRAVEKNSYKNFEIIVIDDNSTDSTFEIAKGLEKEYNNLKVIKKKGEKGKPQSINEAMEIAKGEIVLIIDADARIPENYISSHVYCFSNPKVEMIFTNFEAYNFRFTPVFIIQEIYFNFVKTIFYSNIIVKMIFMGNGIFFRKSLLERILPIDPTTLVDDFSMATKLSKLKVKEFYSTYPYIKIQFAKSFKDLWKQHKRWYTGGFREMFMRIKEGHHSYLFYYMLTGLVIFLPVISLFVDLIFHIGMFKIVFGLIMAVYILLWISSLDSRQFGFFSLFYSFLYVPLLMIFELLILVYSYITGPFNKKLPWEKVERDKI